In Dyadobacter subterraneus, a single genomic region encodes these proteins:
- a CDS encoding FecR family protein codes for MSDREIQELLLRYRQGNCTADEIMRIHLWYESLNKDFPVSMDTNEISFLEDKILKNISRDMDQPELRIYEEEHEQKAVWWKSSLLRYGIAAAMALLLGFSFLFKKSQERVAMKSESLVLHSRKGNLKSSVNSSTSIQRIRLEDNSLVTLSPGSSISYPNVFSLDKREVQLEGDAFFEISKNPTKPFFVYSGKLVTKVLGTSFWVKTNEETFTTEVEVLTGKVSVFENHFLRNNRKEKIKKSSQGVILTPNQRVSYDEESGHLLTGIVEDPVLIPENITGANLVFNNQALVDITATLQKEYGIEIVFANELLEKCTFTGDISEIPLYDKLDLICKANTARYEIKGTRILITGSGCD; via the coding sequence ATGTCAGATCGAGAAATTCAGGAACTCCTTTTACGTTACCGACAGGGAAATTGTACTGCCGATGAAATCATGAGGATTCATTTGTGGTACGAAAGTCTGAATAAAGATTTCCCGGTTTCCATGGATACAAATGAGATATCTTTTCTGGAAGATAAAATTTTGAAGAATATCAGTCGGGATATGGATCAGCCCGAGTTACGTATATACGAAGAAGAACATGAGCAGAAGGCGGTTTGGTGGAAATCTTCTCTTCTGAGATATGGTATCGCAGCGGCGATGGCCTTGCTTCTTGGTTTTTCCTTTTTGTTTAAGAAAAGTCAGGAACGTGTTGCTATGAAAAGTGAATCGCTTGTACTGCATTCGCGTAAGGGAAATCTGAAATCTTCTGTGAACAGCTCGACTTCGATTCAGCGAATTCGTTTGGAAGACAATAGTTTGGTAACCTTGTCACCGGGCAGCAGTATTTCTTATCCTAACGTATTTTCACTGGACAAAAGAGAAGTGCAGCTGGAAGGGGATGCCTTTTTTGAAATATCAAAAAATCCTACAAAACCTTTTTTTGTTTACAGCGGCAAACTTGTTACGAAAGTTCTGGGAACCAGTTTTTGGGTTAAAACCAATGAAGAAACTTTTACGACGGAAGTGGAAGTGTTAACCGGAAAAGTATCGGTTTTTGAAAATCATTTTTTGCGTAATAACCGAAAGGAAAAAATCAAAAAGAGCTCACAGGGAGTGATTTTAACACCAAATCAGAGAGTTTCTTATGATGAAGAAAGCGGGCATTTACTTACAGGAATTGTGGAAGATCCTGTACTGATCCCTGAAAATATTACAGGTGCTAATCTTGTTTTTAATAACCAGGCGCTGGTTGATATAACCGCAACACTTCAAAAAGAATACGGTATCGAAATTGTGTTTGCGAATGAATTACTTGAAAAATGTACGTTCACAGGCGATATATCTGAAATTCCGCTTTATGACAAACTGGACTTGATATGTAAGGCAAATACGGCGCGTTATGAGATCAAGGGCACCAGAATACTGATCACAGGAAGCGGTTGCGATTGA
- a CDS encoding SusC/RagA family TonB-linked outer membrane protein gives MKKNRQRKGRACLYLLMKISLTQIIFCISFAGFTYAGHVGRAQEVLERTVTVNVEKAELRQVLSQIEGKADVKFVYSNKAIGANREVVFHVSNQKLSTVLNSLLVPLGITYELTRSGRILLTAEKPVTSKDESSISSAMQTFADIKVTGKVTDEKGEGLPGVSVRVKGTQSGSVSDVNGGYSVEFADRSAVLVFSFVGYKTLEVPVGDRAIIDVSLVPDDKSLNEVVVIGYGTSRKKDVVGSVDIVAAKDAGSTTATNASQLLIGKSAGVQVLQSNGTPGSDSQILIRGTGSFTGVDPLYVIDGIQGSKTMFNTLGPQDIENITILKDASSTAIYGSAAANGVVIITTKKGLSGAPKINFTSQWGVAKAWKQLDLLNASQYVDLLQDFAATTNAVLPEKFNTADVRVDRNDWQKQIFQSALASQNNLNISGGSEKVTYNFSLGYMNQKAIVKNYTDKRVNGRFSLDESLGRFHLGQTLNVRYVKDEGQLANITEAVSYAPYKDILDPKIPGGYSITTNVDDFNGGNNPLAAINLNHPVTQGFVFFPQVFAEVDLIKGLRFRTQLSAEIGGGKNSGYQYGYTAGNNLTQPQQATLGYNNYSFYTIENYFSYNKSFGKHSISATLGNSYLDPGHSSSVDAKGTNIPNNSIQNISVAQSQTVSGSSYGYARASVISYFARGMYSFNDKYVITGSFRRDGASNFGANNRFGNFYGVGLAWRFIDEDFVKNNLSFLSDGKLRVGQGRTGNNTIPTTGITNVLTFSGNPNGNLVYSLGTNEGFNPGTTITTLSNPNIRWETTDQTDVGLDLGFLHNKLTVTVDYYNRKSTGLLVSVPVPGSTGASQSGTQPSKYANAASAQNKGIEFSAGYRGSAGNGLTYTINGNIAHNKNIVNSLGSEFAAPIQAGSFSNLPTFTYTAAGSPIGSFYGYNKDHVAKDQAEIDALNAAAKAKSGDATTVYQAGLLPGDFIFKDINGDGKVDATDQKIMGNPIPKIVYGFNAGLNYKNFDFNMVVSGVSGLKLLNAFKFVTLNESTGHNATTGILDRWETSGDVAALPRAGQSATGDGNLRPSDWWLENGAYMRLRNITLGYTIPKSLISNIGNGHVFSSIRFYVAAQNLVTITKYTGYDPEVSTQSGGSYIFSRGIDDRANLPQPRTFLGGIQLGF, from the coding sequence ATGAAAAAAAATCGACAAAGGAAAGGTCGTGCCTGTCTCTATCTGCTCATGAAAATTTCGTTGACACAAATTATATTTTGCATATCCTTTGCAGGATTCACGTATGCCGGACATGTAGGAAGAGCACAGGAAGTTTTGGAACGTACGGTCACTGTAAATGTTGAAAAAGCAGAATTAAGGCAGGTTTTGAGCCAGATTGAGGGGAAGGCGGATGTAAAATTTGTGTACAGCAATAAGGCAATCGGTGCAAACCGGGAAGTGGTTTTTCATGTATCAAATCAAAAATTATCCACAGTATTAAATTCACTTTTAGTACCTCTGGGCATCACATATGAGCTTACAAGATCAGGAAGAATTTTGCTGACAGCGGAAAAGCCTGTTACTTCAAAAGACGAATCCTCGATTTCTAGTGCTATGCAAACGTTTGCAGACATTAAAGTAACCGGAAAAGTTACTGACGAAAAAGGAGAAGGGCTTCCTGGTGTTAGTGTCAGGGTTAAGGGCACACAGTCAGGTTCTGTTTCGGACGTGAATGGTGGTTATTCTGTTGAGTTTGCAGATAGATCTGCTGTACTTGTATTCAGTTTTGTCGGTTATAAAACTTTGGAAGTGCCAGTTGGAGACAGAGCTATCATTGATGTCAGCCTGGTTCCTGATGACAAATCGCTGAATGAAGTAGTAGTCATTGGTTACGGTACTTCACGCAAAAAGGACGTGGTGGGTTCTGTTGACATTGTTGCTGCAAAAGATGCTGGTTCAACCACAGCCACAAATGCATCGCAATTACTGATCGGTAAGTCTGCCGGGGTTCAGGTTTTACAATCCAATGGTACGCCGGGCTCTGATTCCCAGATACTTATTCGTGGTACTGGCTCGTTCACAGGTGTTGATCCGCTATATGTTATTGATGGTATTCAAGGTAGTAAAACAATGTTTAACACTTTGGGTCCACAGGATATCGAGAATATTACCATTCTTAAAGACGCATCTTCAACGGCTATTTATGGTTCTGCTGCGGCGAATGGCGTTGTAATTATCACAACAAAAAAAGGACTTTCAGGTGCGCCAAAAATAAATTTCACTTCGCAGTGGGGTGTGGCAAAAGCCTGGAAGCAGCTGGATCTGCTGAATGCTTCCCAATATGTTGATTTGTTACAGGATTTCGCAGCTACTACAAACGCGGTTTTGCCTGAGAAATTCAATACAGCAGATGTTCGTGTAGATAGAAACGACTGGCAGAAACAAATTTTCCAGTCAGCATTGGCATCTCAGAATAATTTGAATATCAGTGGAGGAAGTGAAAAAGTTACTTACAATTTCTCTCTTGGTTATATGAACCAGAAAGCGATTGTGAAAAACTATACAGACAAACGTGTAAATGGAAGATTCAGTCTTGATGAATCACTTGGCCGTTTTCATTTGGGACAAACTTTGAATGTTCGTTATGTTAAGGATGAAGGGCAGCTGGCTAACATTACCGAAGCAGTTTCATATGCTCCTTACAAAGACATTCTTGATCCGAAAATTCCGGGTGGTTATTCTATTACCACAAACGTTGATGATTTCAACGGTGGTAATAACCCTTTGGCGGCAATAAATTTGAATCATCCTGTAACACAAGGTTTTGTGTTTTTCCCGCAAGTTTTTGCAGAAGTGGATCTGATCAAAGGTTTGCGTTTCCGTACTCAGCTTTCTGCTGAAATCGGTGGCGGAAAAAATAGTGGTTACCAATATGGCTACACAGCCGGTAACAACTTGACACAACCGCAGCAAGCTACTTTGGGATACAATAATTATTCATTTTACACAATTGAAAATTATTTCTCCTACAATAAATCTTTCGGAAAACATTCTATTTCAGCCACTTTGGGTAATAGTTATCTGGATCCGGGACACTCATCCAGTGTGGATGCAAAGGGAACCAACATTCCGAACAATTCCATCCAGAATATCAGTGTGGCTCAGTCACAAACTGTTTCCGGATCAAGTTATGGTTATGCGCGCGCCTCAGTTATCTCATATTTCGCACGTGGTATGTATTCTTTCAACGACAAATATGTTATAACAGGAAGTTTCCGTCGTGACGGAGCTTCTAACTTTGGAGCAAATAACCGGTTTGGTAATTTCTACGGTGTCGGTTTGGCGTGGAGATTTATTGATGAAGATTTTGTTAAAAATAATCTGTCATTTCTTTCTGATGGTAAGTTGAGAGTAGGACAAGGACGCACCGGAAACAACACAATTCCAACAACGGGTATCACCAACGTTTTGACATTCAGTGGAAATCCTAACGGAAACCTGGTTTATTCATTAGGAACAAATGAAGGATTCAACCCTGGTACAACCATCACTACGCTATCAAATCCTAATATCCGCTGGGAAACTACGGATCAGACAGACGTTGGGTTAGACCTTGGTTTTCTTCATAATAAATTGACTGTCACTGTTGATTATTACAACAGAAAAAGTACAGGTTTGCTTGTAAGTGTACCGGTACCAGGAAGTACAGGCGCATCTCAAAGTGGTACACAGCCAAGCAAATATGCTAACGCAGCGAGTGCACAAAATAAGGGGATTGAATTCTCGGCAGGTTACAGAGGTTCAGCCGGAAACGGTTTGACTTATACCATTAATGGAAATATTGCACACAATAAAAATATTGTAAATTCTTTGGGAAGTGAATTTGCTGCACCTATCCAGGCCGGTTCATTCAGCAACTTGCCAACATTTACATACACTGCGGCAGGTTCTCCAATCGGATCATTTTATGGATATAACAAGGATCACGTAGCAAAAGATCAGGCAGAAATTGATGCTTTGAATGCCGCTGCAAAAGCAAAATCCGGCGATGCTACAACAGTTTATCAGGCTGGTTTGCTACCGGGCGACTTTATCTTTAAAGATATCAACGGAGATGGGAAAGTGGATGCAACAGATCAGAAAATAATGGGTAACCCGATTCCAAAAATTGTTTACGGTTTTAATGCTGGATTGAATTATAAAAACTTTGATTTTAACATGGTTGTGTCTGGTGTTTCGGGGCTGAAATTATTGAATGCATTTAAATTCGTGACACTTAATGAATCGACCGGACATAACGCAACAACGGGAATTCTTGACAGATGGGAAACATCGGGTGATGTAGCTGCTCTTCCAAGAGCCGGACAAAGTGCAACAGGTGACGGAAACCTGAGACCTTCGGACTGGTGGCTGGAAAACGGTGCTTACATGCGACTTAGAAATATCACATTAGGTTACACAATTCCTAAATCCCTTATCAGCAATATTGGTAACGGACACGTTTTCAGCAGCATTCGTTTCTACGTAGCTGCGCAGAACCTGGTGACAATTACAAAATACACGGGTTATGATCCGGAGGTAAGTACACAAAGCGGCGGAAGTTATATTTTCTCCCGTGGTATTGACGACAGGGCTAACCTGCCTCAGCCAAGAACATTCCTGGGCGGTATACAACTTGGATTTTAA